A window from Oceanithermus desulfurans encodes these proteins:
- the dnaG gene encoding DNA primase has product MDPREEIRSRLDFKAVVERYVPLKPAGKGRWKGLCPFHNEKTPSFYVDEQKGMFYCFGCKAGGDAFKFVQMIEGVGFREALEKLAQETGVELPERGPAHRASKDLIEVNRLALSYFRNHLEGPPLAYLKRRGLDDATIERYALGFAPKRWDGLVNFLKRHDVPLKLGLEAGVLAEKDGRVYDRLRARVVFPIRDPMGRVVAFTGRALADEDTPKYLNTPESDVFKKNRLLYGYPEARKSIRERKRAIVVEGLFDVLALAQMGWTETVAVLGSALSPEQAQLLERAEAERLYLAFDADEAGRRATLAGLDVGVARRFLTFAVLLPEGRDPGDLLTEAGGKAAFARALDDALPEVEFRFAAAAEGVDLNTAEGKRRVLEQLLPRLTDAEPFDPVAEALKAVIVDRLGLDPRALEDLVQSQRRRRRPVVERAQVEAATQDPGDRLLLLELDVIAQLLAVDPDQLADWVRYVEDHTWPSDDAFLAEFIRVAEEEGYKPRRILDRFAGRGEGGRLFERLMLSGSEHPAEHKEHLDKSLARLREGYLRRKRARLTAALKEDPEHALEILKEIQELDHAIEAERRLYRANNGGG; this is encoded by the coding sequence ATGGATCCTCGCGAAGAAATCCGTAGCCGCCTCGACTTCAAGGCCGTCGTCGAGCGCTACGTGCCCTTGAAGCCGGCGGGCAAGGGCCGCTGGAAGGGGCTCTGCCCGTTCCACAACGAAAAGACCCCCTCCTTTTACGTCGACGAGCAGAAGGGGATGTTCTACTGCTTCGGCTGCAAGGCCGGCGGCGACGCCTTCAAGTTCGTGCAGATGATCGAGGGCGTGGGCTTCCGCGAAGCCCTGGAGAAGCTGGCGCAGGAGACGGGGGTGGAGCTGCCCGAGCGCGGGCCGGCGCACCGGGCCAGCAAGGACCTGATCGAGGTCAACCGGCTGGCGCTCAGCTACTTCCGCAACCACCTCGAGGGTCCGCCCCTGGCGTACCTGAAGCGGCGCGGCCTCGACGACGCGACGATCGAGCGCTACGCGCTGGGCTTCGCGCCGAAGCGCTGGGACGGCCTGGTGAACTTCCTGAAGCGGCACGACGTTCCCCTCAAACTCGGCCTGGAGGCGGGCGTGCTCGCCGAAAAGGACGGGCGCGTCTACGACCGCCTGCGCGCGCGGGTGGTCTTTCCCATCCGCGACCCCATGGGCCGCGTCGTCGCCTTCACCGGGCGGGCGCTCGCGGACGAGGACACCCCCAAGTACCTGAACACCCCCGAGAGCGACGTTTTCAAGAAGAACCGCCTGCTCTACGGCTACCCGGAAGCGCGCAAGAGCATCCGCGAGCGCAAGCGCGCCATCGTGGTCGAGGGGTTGTTCGATGTCCTCGCGCTGGCCCAGATGGGCTGGACCGAGACGGTGGCCGTGCTCGGTTCCGCGCTCTCGCCCGAGCAGGCCCAGCTCCTGGAACGCGCGGAGGCCGAGCGCCTCTACCTGGCCTTCGACGCCGACGAGGCCGGGCGGCGGGCGACCCTCGCGGGGCTCGACGTCGGGGTGGCCCGGCGCTTCCTCACCTTCGCGGTGCTGCTGCCCGAAGGCCGCGACCCAGGCGATCTGCTCACCGAGGCGGGGGGGAAGGCGGCCTTCGCCCGGGCGCTCGACGACGCCCTGCCGGAGGTGGAGTTCCGCTTCGCCGCGGCCGCCGAGGGCGTCGACCTGAACACCGCCGAAGGCAAGCGGCGGGTGCTCGAGCAGCTGCTGCCGCGCCTGACCGACGCCGAGCCCTTCGACCCGGTGGCCGAGGCCCTCAAGGCGGTGATCGTGGACCGCCTGGGGCTCGACCCACGCGCGCTCGAAGACCTGGTCCAAAGCCAGCGGCGGCGCCGGCGCCCGGTCGTGGAGCGGGCCCAGGTGGAGGCGGCGACGCAGGACCCGGGCGACCGCCTGCTCCTCCTCGAGCTGGACGTGATCGCCCAGCTGCTCGCGGTCGATCCGGACCAGTTGGCGGACTGGGTGCGCTACGTGGAAGACCACACCTGGCCGTCGGACGACGCCTTTCTGGCCGAGTTCATCCGCGTGGCCGAAGAAGAGGGGTACAAGCCCCGGCGCATCCTCGACCGCTTCGCCGGCCGTGGAGAGGGGGGTCGGCTCTTCGAACGGCTGATGCTCTCGGGCAGCGAACACCCCGCCGAGCACAAGGAACACCTCGACAAGAGCCTCGCGCGGCTGCGCGAGGGTTACCTGCGACGCAAGCGCGCGCGGCTCACCGCGGCCTTGAAGGAAGACCCCGAGCACGCGCTCGAGATCCTCAAGGAGATCCAGGAACTCGACCACGCCATCGAGGCCGAGCGCCGCCTCTACCGGGCGAACAACGGCGGCGGCTGA
- the queA gene encoding tRNA preQ1(34) S-adenosylmethionine ribosyltransferase-isomerase QueA — protein sequence MNEPGRRVEDYDYPLPQERIAQEGVEPRDRSRLMVVERGRGVRAHARFFELPRFLRAGDLLVFNETKVIPARLAGVKEGGARVEALLVREEAPDRWWAMVRPGRRLRPGARVRFGELAAEVAAVDDEGLRLLVFSGAVRPRLERLGATPLPPYLHRPVDPARYQTVYARREGSVAAPTAGLHFTPRLLEDLAAMGVEQARVVLHVGPGTFQPVKGSIEEHRMHAERYEVPPEAAAQVNRALAEGRRVVAVGTTVVRTLESAFAPGEGVRAGAGETRLFIRPPYRFRVVGGLVTNFHLPRSTLLMLVAAFAGYELTMAAYREALTREYRFFSLGDAMLIV from the coding sequence GTGAACGAGCCCGGACGGCGCGTCGAAGACTACGACTACCCCCTGCCCCAGGAGCGCATCGCCCAGGAAGGAGTCGAGCCGCGCGACCGCAGCCGCCTGATGGTGGTCGAGCGGGGCCGCGGCGTGCGGGCGCACGCCCGCTTCTTCGAGCTGCCGCGCTTCTTGCGCGCCGGGGACCTGCTCGTCTTCAACGAGACGAAGGTCATTCCCGCCCGGCTCGCGGGCGTGAAGGAGGGGGGCGCGCGCGTCGAGGCGCTGCTGGTGCGGGAGGAGGCCCCCGATCGCTGGTGGGCGATGGTTCGCCCCGGGCGCCGGCTGCGCCCCGGGGCGCGGGTGCGTTTCGGGGAGCTCGCCGCCGAGGTGGCGGCGGTGGACGACGAAGGGCTGCGGCTGCTGGTCTTTTCGGGGGCGGTGCGGCCGCGCCTGGAGCGCCTGGGCGCGACGCCCCTGCCGCCCTACCTGCACCGCCCGGTGGACCCGGCGCGCTACCAGACCGTCTACGCCCGGCGGGAGGGTTCGGTGGCCGCGCCCACCGCAGGCCTCCACTTCACCCCGCGGCTGCTGGAGGATCTCGCGGCCATGGGCGTCGAGCAGGCGCGGGTGGTGCTGCACGTGGGGCCGGGCACCTTTCAGCCGGTGAAGGGGTCGATCGAGGAACACCGGATGCACGCGGAGCGCTACGAGGTGCCCCCAGAGGCGGCGGCGCAGGTGAACCGCGCGCTGGCTGAGGGGCGGCGGGTCGTCGCCGTGGGGACCACGGTGGTGCGCACGCTCGAGTCGGCCTTCGCGCCCGGCGAGGGGGTGCGCGCGGGGGCGGGGGAGACGCGGCTCTTCATCAGGCCGCCCTACCGCTTCCGGGTCGTCGGCGGGCTGGTGACCAACTTTCACCTGCCGCGCAGCACCCTGCTGATGCTGGTGGCCGCCTTCGCGGGCTACGAGCTCACGATGGCCGCCTACCGCGAGGCGTTGACCCGCGAATACCGCTTCTTCAGCCTGGGCGACGCGATGCTGATCGTGTGA
- a CDS encoding TIGR00282 family metallophosphoesterase: protein MRVLFVGDVVARPGLRAVAMHLPDVRDRYDWVIVNGENAAGGKGLDKKSYRILREAGADLITLGNHAWDKKDVYDLIEREPIVRAANYPPGTPGRGWWVLERGGFRLLVVQVMGRVFMDALDDPFRTVDRVLEEVPHDAAIVEIHAEATSEKYALGFYLDGRVAAVLGTHTHVPTLDAGFLPGGTAFQADVGMTGTYRSIIGGEVKTFLDRFLTARPQPFRSAEGPALFVATELVFDGPRVQAISPYRWEEP, encoded by the coding sequence ATGCGCGTGCTCTTCGTCGGTGACGTGGTGGCGCGGCCCGGGCTGCGGGCCGTGGCCATGCACCTGCCCGACGTGCGCGACCGCTACGACTGGGTCATCGTCAACGGCGAGAACGCCGCCGGCGGCAAGGGGCTGGACAAGAAGAGCTACCGCATCCTGCGCGAGGCCGGGGCCGACCTGATCACCCTGGGCAACCACGCCTGGGACAAGAAGGACGTCTACGACCTGATCGAGCGCGAGCCGATCGTGCGCGCGGCCAACTACCCCCCGGGGACGCCCGGGCGGGGGTGGTGGGTGCTCGAGCGCGGCGGTTTCCGGCTGCTGGTGGTCCAGGTGATGGGCCGCGTCTTCATGGACGCCCTCGACGACCCTTTTCGCACCGTCGACCGCGTCCTCGAAGAGGTGCCGCACGACGCCGCAATCGTGGAGATCCACGCCGAGGCGACGAGTGAGAAGTACGCGCTGGGGTTCTACCTCGACGGCCGGGTGGCCGCGGTGCTGGGCACCCACACCCACGTGCCCACCCTCGACGCCGGCTTCCTGCCCGGGGGCACCGCCTTTCAGGCCGACGTGGGCATGACCGGAACCTACCGCTCGATCATCGGCGGCGAGGTGAAGACCTTCCTCGACCGCTTCCTCACCGCCCGGCCGCAGCCCTTCCGCAGCGCCGAGGGTCCGGCGCTCTTCGTGGCCACCGAGCTCGTCTTCGACGGTCCCCGGGTGCAGGCGATCAGCCCCTACCGCTGGGAGGAGCCGTGA
- a CDS encoding phosphoenolpyruvate carboxylase, whose amino-acid sequence MTLPEALRRDVDRLGRALGEAIREVSGERLYRLVEEVRARTKRLRQQPDDAEREALVALVGGLDLHRAEGLTRAFTSFFYLANLAESYHRVHAAADAGGEFARAAGTLASWGVPPEEAARLARSMRLWLTFTAHPTEARRRTVRHHLERLRDALARGDGEAVRERVKLLWATEELRRTQPTVEDEVKGALYYLPQSLWSAQARLVERIEDALERAFGRRFQAASPVRTRSWIGGDRDGNPAVTPEVTAWAQDHARRLYVEHFCRELDELVRDLSVSERRLPVPRELREAAERALALIERAPRFEGEPLRRYLMGVYYRLEHTLGSGPGAYGDAGELAGDLERLRRTLEAMGFTAFAARGVRPLEEAARTFGLSFADLDLREESGEHRQAVAELVAAAGLGNDYGDWDAGRREAWLTGELASARPLAPVGYRPRGRALQRALGTLAVWDGRGAYVVSMTKSPADLLEVLLLAREAGRYHPDRGAPFDVVPLFETLADLDAAGRTVERLLANPVFRRQVEARGALEVMIGYSDSNKDAGYLAANWALYTAQERIAAAARAAGVGVRFFHGRGTSTARGGGPAGRAIAALPVGTVGREIRITEQGEALADKYAHPDLALRSLEETIAHLWLAAARDAGYGPEAAFAPEPAWVAAIEAAAARSAQVYRELLAADGFLAFFEQLTPIREIAALKIASRPVYRHGRIQEIRDLRAIPWVMAWTQVRANLPGWYGLGEGLAAIDPALLGEMHDGWPFFCSVLEGAELSLAKTDLEVTRGYLRLVEPPLAGRFFPAIERAHDAALAMLEKARGRPLLAGAPALARSLELRNPYLDPINHLQIELLYRYRRLPPESPDRESTTRALLSTILGIAAGMRNTG is encoded by the coding sequence GTGACGCTGCCGGAGGCGCTCCGGCGCGACGTGGACCGTTTGGGCCGGGCGCTCGGCGAAGCGATCCGCGAGGTCAGCGGTGAGCGCCTCTACCGGCTGGTCGAGGAGGTGCGCGCGCGCACCAAGCGGCTGCGGCAGCAGCCCGACGACGCCGAACGCGAAGCGCTGGTCGCCCTGGTCGGTGGTCTCGACCTGCACCGCGCCGAGGGGTTGACGCGGGCGTTCACCAGCTTCTTCTACCTGGCCAACCTGGCCGAGTCCTACCACCGGGTGCACGCGGCCGCCGACGCGGGCGGCGAGTTCGCCCGCGCGGCCGGCACCCTGGCGTCCTGGGGGGTGCCGCCCGAGGAGGCCGCGCGCCTGGCGCGCTCGATGCGGCTGTGGCTGACCTTCACCGCCCACCCCACCGAGGCGCGGCGGCGCACGGTGCGCCACCATCTCGAGCGCCTGCGCGACGCGCTCGCGCGCGGCGACGGGGAGGCGGTGCGCGAGCGGGTCAAGCTGCTTTGGGCCACCGAGGAGCTGCGCCGCACCCAGCCCACCGTGGAGGACGAGGTCAAGGGCGCGCTCTACTACCTTCCCCAAAGCCTCTGGTCGGCGCAGGCGCGCCTGGTGGAACGGATCGAGGACGCGCTCGAGCGGGCCTTCGGCCGCCGCTTCCAGGCGGCGAGCCCGGTGCGCACCCGCAGCTGGATTGGCGGCGACCGGGACGGCAACCCGGCCGTCACCCCCGAGGTCACCGCCTGGGCGCAGGATCACGCCCGCCGCCTCTACGTGGAGCACTTCTGCCGCGAGCTCGACGAGCTGGTCCGCGACCTCTCGGTCTCCGAGCGCCGGTTGCCGGTGCCGCGCGAGCTGCGCGAGGCGGCCGAGCGGGCGCTGGCGCTGATCGAGCGCGCGCCCCGCTTCGAGGGCGAGCCGCTGCGGCGCTACCTGATGGGCGTCTACTACCGGCTCGAGCACACCCTGGGCTCGGGGCCCGGGGCCTACGGCGACGCCGGCGAGCTCGCCGGCGACCTCGAGCGGCTGCGGCGGACGCTCGAGGCGATGGGGTTCACCGCCTTCGCCGCGCGCGGCGTGCGGCCGCTCGAGGAGGCGGCGCGCACCTTCGGACTCAGCTTCGCGGACCTGGACCTGCGCGAGGAGTCGGGCGAGCACCGCCAGGCGGTGGCCGAGCTCGTCGCCGCGGCCGGCCTGGGGAACGACTACGGCGACTGGGACGCAGGCCGCCGCGAGGCCTGGCTCACCGGGGAGCTCGCTTCGGCGCGCCCCCTCGCCCCCGTGGGGTACCGCCCCCGAGGCCGGGCGCTGCAGCGGGCGCTGGGGACGCTCGCGGTCTGGGACGGTCGCGGCGCCTACGTGGTGAGCATGACCAAGAGCCCCGCCGACCTGCTCGAGGTGCTGCTGCTGGCGCGGGAGGCCGGCCGCTACCATCCCGACCGCGGCGCACCCTTCGACGTGGTGCCCCTCTTCGAGACCCTGGCCGACCTCGACGCCGCGGGCCGCACCGTCGAGCGGCTGCTGGCCAACCCGGTCTTCCGCCGCCAGGTCGAGGCCCGGGGGGCGCTGGAGGTCATGATCGGCTACTCCGACTCCAACAAGGACGCTGGTTACCTGGCGGCCAACTGGGCGCTCTACACCGCCCAGGAGCGCATCGCCGCGGCCGCGCGCGCCGCCGGCGTCGGCGTCCGCTTCTTCCACGGCCGCGGCACCTCGACCGCGCGCGGCGGCGGCCCGGCGGGGCGTGCCATCGCGGCGCTGCCGGTGGGCACGGTGGGTCGCGAGATCCGCATCACCGAGCAGGGGGAGGCGCTGGCCGACAAGTACGCCCACCCCGACCTGGCCCTGCGCAGCCTGGAGGAGACGATCGCGCACCTCTGGCTTGCCGCGGCCCGCGACGCCGGCTACGGCCCCGAGGCCGCCTTCGCGCCCGAGCCGGCCTGGGTCGCGGCCATCGAGGCCGCCGCCGCCCGCTCGGCGCAGGTCTACCGCGAGTTGCTGGCCGCGGACGGCTTCCTCGCCTTCTTCGAGCAGCTCACCCCCATCCGCGAGATCGCCGCGCTCAAGATCGCCTCGCGCCCGGTCTACCGCCACGGCCGCATCCAGGAAATCCGCGACCTGCGGGCGATCCCCTGGGTCATGGCCTGGACCCAGGTGCGCGCCAACCTTCCCGGGTGGTACGGCCTGGGCGAGGGGCTCGCGGCCATTGACCCGGCGCTCCTCGGCGAGATGCACGACGGCTGGCCCTTCTTCTGCAGCGTCCTCGAGGGCGCCGAGCTCTCGCTGGCTAAGACCGACCTGGAGGTGACCCGCGGCTACCTCCGCCTCGTCGAGCCGCCGCTGGCCGGACGCTTCTTCCCGGCGATCGAACGGGCCCACGACGCCGCCCTTGCCATGCTCGAGAAGGCGCGCGGCCGCCCCCTGCTCGCCGGCGCTCCGGCGCTCGCCCGCAGCCTGGAGCTGCGCAACCCCTACCTCGATCCGATCAACCATCTGCAGATCGAGCTGCTCTACCGCTACCGCCGCCTCCCGCCCGAGAGCCCCGACCGCGAATCGACGACGCGGGCGCTGCTCTCGACCATCCTGGGCATCGCCGCGGGGATGCGCAATACCGGTTAG
- a CDS encoding metallophosphoesterase family protein, which translates to MTRLYHISDIHVASKYFQPQLMEQLVDEVNRERPDLLVISGDLTDRGLAYEYEEAARWTARFEVPMLVTPGNHDSRNVGYVHFEELYGSRYRVVRLPGVHIVAADSSEPDLDEGRIGRSLYPWLHEALSSAAPGDLKVFVTHHHLLPVPGAGRERNILQDAGDLLKVLVDHGVELVLNGHKHVPWVWRFEEMLIVNAGTATTNRLRGKGRPSYAVIDLTDEAITVRHKYYDGSEDTLHHPLKRRTLT; encoded by the coding sequence ATGACGCGCCTTTACCACATCTCCGACATCCACGTGGCCTCCAAGTACTTCCAGCCGCAGCTGATGGAGCAGCTCGTGGACGAGGTCAACCGCGAGCGCCCCGACCTGCTGGTGATCTCGGGAGACCTCACGGATCGCGGGCTGGCGTACGAGTACGAGGAAGCCGCGCGCTGGACCGCACGCTTCGAGGTCCCCATGCTGGTCACACCGGGGAACCACGATTCGCGCAACGTCGGCTACGTGCACTTCGAGGAGCTCTACGGCTCGCGCTACCGCGTCGTGCGCCTGCCGGGCGTGCACATCGTGGCCGCCGACTCCAGCGAGCCCGACCTCGACGAAGGGCGGATCGGTCGCAGCCTCTACCCCTGGTTGCACGAAGCCCTGAGCTCGGCCGCACCGGGGGACCTCAAGGTCTTCGTCACCCACCACCACCTGCTTCCGGTGCCCGGCGCCGGCCGCGAGCGCAACATCCTGCAGGACGCCGGCGACCTGCTGAAGGTCCTCGTCGACCACGGGGTGGAGCTCGTGCTCAACGGCCACAAGCACGTGCCCTGGGTCTGGCGCTTCGAGGAGATGCTGATCGTCAACGCCGGCACGGCCACCACCAACCGTCTGCGCGGCAAGGGCCGGCCCAGCTACGCCGTCATCGACCTGACGGACGAGGCCATCACGGTGCGCCACAAGTACTACGACGGCAGCGAGGACACCCTGCACCATCCCCTGAAACGGAGGACGCTAACGTGA
- a CDS encoding LabA-like NYN domain-containing protein: MGWNAMQRVGLFVDTQNLYHSARDYYERTVNFESLLKRAVQGRQLVRATAYVVERENDTSAWPFIYKLSTMGYRVRRMNLSVHHTTDEGKPIYEGNWDMGIAADMVRLMDSLDVVVLGSGDGDFVDILEVLMEKGIRVEVIAFKETTAQKLIDAVDQFTHLPEIDEPFMPQREKNYPGTK; this comes from the coding sequence ATGGGCTGGAACGCCATGCAGCGCGTGGGCCTGTTCGTGGACACGCAGAACCTCTACCACTCCGCGCGCGACTACTACGAACGCACCGTCAACTTCGAAAGCCTGCTGAAGCGTGCGGTGCAGGGGCGGCAGCTGGTCCGCGCCACCGCCTACGTGGTCGAGCGCGAGAACGACACCTCCGCCTGGCCCTTCATCTACAAGCTCTCCACCATGGGCTACCGGGTGCGGCGCATGAACCTGAGCGTGCACCACACCACCGACGAGGGCAAGCCCATCTACGAGGGCAACTGGGACATGGGCATCGCCGCGGACATGGTGCGGCTCATGGATTCGCTCGACGTGGTGGTGCTGGGTTCCGGCGACGGCGACTTCGTGGACATCCTCGAGGTGCTCATGGAAAAGGGCATCCGCGTCGAGGTGATCGCCTTCAAGGAGACCACGGCGCAGAAGCTCATCGACGCGGTGGACCAGTTCACCCATCTGCCCGAGATCGACGAGCCCTTCATGCCCCAGCGCGAGAAGAACTACCCCGGCACCAAGTGA